In Labeo rohita strain BAU-BD-2019 chromosome 16, IGBB_LRoh.1.0, whole genome shotgun sequence, one DNA window encodes the following:
- the mrap2a gene encoding melanocortin-2 receptor accessory protein 2A, with translation MPRFQHLNSTSMPNHNYEWSYEYYDDEEPVSFEGLKAHRYSIVIGFWVGLAVFVIFMFFVLTLLTKTGAPHPEAAEPYEKRMRLTSCAEGLGRQREADARTSLSRPLLEESRSFFHCYINEEEREGGRAIAGAARDRTGSGDSRDQVETVGLVMQSMVMETRAEREAALLAHFNIPNFVNSELSSALGDEDLLLGDPPIIMEEARPRCTHHIID, from the exons ATGCCGAGGTTCCAGCATTTAAACAGCACTAGTATGCCAAATCACAATTATGAATGGAGCTACGAATACTACGACGACGAAGAGCCTGTGTCTTTTGAGGGACTCAAAGCACATCGAT ATTCCATTGTGATCGGCTTTTGGGTGGGTCTtgcagtttttgtcatttttatgttttttgttctgACTCTTCTGACCAAAACAGGAGCACCACACCCAGa GGCCGCGGAGCCTTACGAGAAACGGATGCGTCTTACCAGCTGCGCCGAGGGTTTGGGACGCCAGCGTGAGGCGGATGCCCGTACGAGTCTCTCTCGCCCGTTGCTGGAAGAGTCCCGGTCTTTTTTTCACTGTTACATTAATGAAGAAGAGCGAGAAGGAGGCAGGGCCATTGCCGGTGCCGCCCGCGACCGTACAGGCAGCGGCGACTCCAGAGACCAAGTGGAAACGGTCGGCTTGGTCATGCAAAGCATGGTCATGGAGACCAGGGCGGAACGAGAGGCGGCGCTCTTGGCGCATTTTAACATCCCCAACTTCGTGAACTCAGAACTGAGCTCGGCATTGGGGGATGAAGATTTACTACTAGGCGATCCACCGATCATAATGGAGGAGGCCCGTCCGCGCTGTACCCATCATATCATTGACTAA